A stretch of Gymnodinialimonas phycosphaerae DNA encodes these proteins:
- a CDS encoding S-(hydroxymethyl)glutathione dehydrogenase/class III alcohol dehydrogenase codes for MRTRAAVALEAGKPLEVMEVNLDGPRAGEVLVEIKATGICHTDEFTLSGADPEGLFPAILGHEGAGVVLEVGPGVTSLQPGDHVIPLYTAECRECEYCLNPKTNLCQKVRATQGQGLMPDGSSRFSMLDGTPILHYMGCSTFANHTVVPEVSLAKVRKDAPFDKICYIGCGVTTGIGAVIYTAKVEIGSRAIVFGLGGIGLNVIQGLRLAGADQIVGVDINPGKVEMAKRFGMTDFVNPKEVSGDLVGHLVELTGGGADYTFDATGNVDVMRTALEACHKGWGESIIIGVAPAGAEISTRPFQLVTGRSWRGTAFGGARGRTDVPQIVDWYMDGKIEIDPMITHTLTLDNINEGFDLMHRGESIRSVVVY; via the coding sequence ATGCGTACGAGAGCCGCCGTTGCCCTAGAGGCCGGCAAACCATTGGAAGTGATGGAAGTGAACCTTGACGGCCCGCGCGCCGGTGAGGTGCTGGTCGAAATCAAGGCCACTGGCATTTGCCATACGGACGAATTCACCCTCTCCGGCGCGGACCCTGAGGGGCTTTTCCCTGCCATTCTTGGCCATGAAGGCGCCGGCGTGGTGCTGGAGGTCGGCCCCGGCGTGACGTCGTTGCAGCCCGGAGACCACGTGATCCCACTTTACACGGCGGAGTGTCGGGAGTGTGAATACTGCCTCAACCCCAAGACCAACCTCTGCCAGAAGGTGCGGGCGACCCAGGGGCAGGGCCTGATGCCCGATGGATCTTCGCGATTCTCCATGCTCGATGGGACGCCGATCCTGCACTACATGGGATGTTCTACCTTCGCGAACCACACCGTGGTGCCCGAGGTGTCGTTGGCGAAAGTCCGCAAGGACGCGCCGTTCGACAAGATCTGCTACATCGGCTGCGGCGTGACCACCGGCATCGGCGCGGTGATCTACACGGCCAAGGTGGAGATCGGCAGCCGTGCGATTGTCTTCGGCTTGGGCGGTATCGGCCTCAACGTGATCCAGGGCCTGCGCCTTGCGGGCGCGGATCAGATCGTGGGCGTCGACATCAACCCCGGCAAGGTCGAGATGGCCAAGCGCTTCGGCATGACCGATTTTGTGAACCCCAAGGAGGTCTCCGGTGATCTGGTGGGCCACCTTGTTGAACTGACGGGTGGCGGGGCCGATTATACGTTCGATGCCACCGGCAACGTGGACGTGATGCGCACCGCGCTGGAGGCCTGCCACAAGGGCTGGGGCGAGAGCATCATCATCGGCGTGGCCCCGGCCGGTGCCGAAATCAGCACCCGCCCGTTCCAACTGGTCACCGGCCGCAGCTGGCGCGGCACGGCCTTTGGCGGCGCGCGCGGGCGCACCGACGTGCCGCAAATCGTGGATTGGTACATGGACGGGAAAATCGAGATCGACCCGATGATCACCCACACCCTGACGCTCGACAACATCAACGAAGGTTTCGACCTGATGCACCGCGGCGAGTCCATCCGCTCCGTTGTCGTCTACTGA
- a CDS encoding SecDF P1 head subdomain-containing protein gives MTVLEDWHHFARDYATRGTPDGINVAFCGLAFAPFQPNPTMAQGEVIIPLGSPELANSAVQLMSGEIECEDFLAERAAAPAGAPLPVVAPVADPRAGAPLELGVPGDIVLAQPSAFTIVDTDGENLVLFAHQEFLPVVMEYAAVAPSEGISISICGQVFAPFRPLENLGSGMMVIPLGDAETARRAADVMAGIATCDTFAVAGDDITIEDLLPTPSATLAPISGLTISSPSDTYEAMTEEIIEARVAVSPFTGGHVINLTFGPGLALWFGAETGEHLGERIALSVCGEVITDPTVQEAITGVELQISGSFQKAEAENIAARIRGDIPCGG, from the coding sequence ATGACCGTACTTGAAGACTGGCACCACTTTGCCCGTGACTACGCGACCAGAGGGACGCCCGACGGGATCAATGTCGCCTTCTGCGGGTTGGCGTTTGCCCCGTTCCAACCCAATCCCACCATGGCCCAAGGTGAGGTTATCATTCCCCTTGGCAGTCCCGAACTTGCCAATTCCGCCGTGCAACTGATGAGCGGCGAGATCGAGTGTGAGGATTTTCTTGCAGAGCGCGCTGCCGCCCCTGCTGGCGCCCCTTTGCCGGTTGTGGCGCCGGTTGCTGACCCACGCGCTGGCGCTCCGCTGGAACTTGGGGTGCCCGGCGACATCGTCCTCGCCCAACCATCCGCGTTCACGATCGTGGACACCGACGGAGAGAACCTGGTCCTTTTCGCACACCAAGAGTTTCTGCCGGTCGTCATGGAATACGCGGCCGTCGCGCCGTCGGAAGGCATCAGCATCTCGATTTGCGGCCAGGTATTTGCGCCGTTCAGGCCGTTGGAAAACCTGGGATCGGGCATGATGGTCATCCCCTTGGGGGATGCGGAAACGGCCCGTCGCGCGGCGGATGTCATGGCCGGAATCGCAACCTGCGATACCTTTGCGGTCGCGGGCGACGACATCACGATCGAGGACTTGCTGCCAACGCCCTCTGCGACGCTAGCGCCCATATCCGGGCTGACGATATCCAGCCCATCCGACACCTACGAGGCGATGACCGAAGAAATCATCGAAGCCCGCGTCGCGGTGTCCCCCTTTACCGGCGGACACGTCATCAACCTGACCTTCGGGCCCGGGCTTGCCCTGTGGTTCGGCGCGGAGACCGGGGAACATCTGGGCGAGCGCATCGCGCTTTCTGTCTGCGGCGAGGTCATCACAGACCCGACGGTGCAGGAAGCCATAACGGGCGTAGAGCTACAGATCAGTGGCAGCTTTCAAAAGGCCGAGGCCGAAAACATCGCCGCGCGCATCCGGGGTGACATTCCCTGCGGCGGGTAG
- a CDS encoding NYN domain-containing protein: MANDTPLLAVLIDADNTSHKHAQAIFEEIARFGEASVRRIYGDFSSTHMKGWSGVQAEYGIVPHHQPANTVGKNASDIALVIDAMDILHSGRFDGFVLVSSDSDFTRLASRIREQGLDVYGIGQQKTPEAFRKACKRFIFIENILPDQPKGTPAAKRDPKPEAAPLNEARDLIFRAMEAIEQDDDWYSLGQLGQYMTAANPDFDTRTYGKRKLSDLVESLKMLEVKRGQGNQLLVRRLD; the protein is encoded by the coding sequence ATGGCCAATGATACTCCGCTGCTTGCCGTACTGATCGACGCCGACAACACGTCTCACAAGCACGCCCAGGCGATCTTTGAAGAGATCGCGCGGTTTGGGGAGGCATCCGTGCGGCGGATTTACGGGGATTTCAGCTCGACCCACATGAAGGGCTGGTCTGGGGTGCAGGCGGAATACGGCATCGTACCCCATCACCAGCCCGCCAACACCGTAGGCAAGAACGCGAGCGATATCGCGCTGGTGATCGATGCGATGGACATCCTGCATTCGGGCCGGTTCGACGGCTTTGTGCTGGTCTCTTCCGACAGCGACTTCACCCGGCTCGCCAGCCGCATCCGCGAACAGGGCCTGGACGTTTACGGCATCGGCCAACAGAAAACGCCCGAGGCCTTCCGGAAGGCCTGCAAGCGGTTCATCTTCATTGAAAACATTCTGCCGGATCAGCCCAAAGGCACCCCCGCCGCCAAGCGTGACCCGAAACCGGAAGCCGCCCCCCTGAACGAGGCGCGCGACCTGATCTTCCGCGCCATGGAGGCGATCGAACAGGACGACGATTGGTATTCACTGGGGCAGCTTGGCCAATACATGACCGCCGCCAATCCCGATTTCGACACGCGGACCTATGGCAAACGCAAGTTGAGCGATCTGGTCGAAAGCCTGAAAATGCTGGAAGTGAAGCGCGGTCAGGGCAACCAACTGCTGGTGCGGCGCCTGGACTGA
- a CDS encoding TetR/AcrR family transcriptional regulator, which translates to MNAELQIKKGRKYDQVIAGARAVFMREGFEGASVDEIARDAGVSKATLYSYFPDKQHLFLEVLKTECAAQSEVDVLFEQKGLSVEEKLAVICKKLITFLLSDFGQDMFRVCVAESKRFPDLGTAFYASGPKHWGEKISSFLCSDKARAVLDVEDPDLAADQLAQLCRTDLMLKVMFGIEQDPKEEEIDRIVDEAVRTFLARYVRAA; encoded by the coding sequence ATGAACGCAGAGTTACAGATCAAGAAAGGTCGCAAATACGACCAGGTCATCGCCGGCGCGCGTGCTGTTTTCATGCGCGAAGGCTTTGAGGGCGCGTCAGTAGACGAGATCGCCCGCGATGCGGGTGTGTCGAAGGCAACGCTTTACAGCTACTTCCCCGACAAACAGCACCTGTTCCTTGAAGTGCTCAAGACCGAATGCGCCGCGCAGTCCGAGGTCGACGTGCTGTTCGAGCAGAAGGGCCTGAGCGTCGAGGAAAAGCTCGCCGTGATCTGCAAAAAGCTGATCACCTTCCTGCTCAGCGATTTCGGGCAGGACATGTTCCGTGTCTGCGTCGCGGAATCCAAGCGTTTCCCGGATCTGGGGACAGCTTTCTACGCCAGCGGCCCAAAGCACTGGGGCGAAAAGATCAGCAGTTTCCTGTGTAGTGACAAGGCCCGTGCCGTTCTGGATGTGGAAGACCCGGACCTTGCCGCGGATCAACTGGCGCAACTGTGCCGCACCGATCTGATGCTGAAAGTCATGTTCGGAATCGAGCAAGATCCCAAGGAAGAGGAAATCGACCGCATCGTCGATGAGGCCGTGCGCACGTTCCTTGCCCGCTATGTTCGCGCGGCCTAG
- a CDS encoding AEC family transporter: MLEIFLKTLPFFALIALGFQACRTGFFTSEAAAYLTKFVFYFALSAMLFRFAANLSLSEIFDWQFVGAYLSACFVVYFIATAVAMIRKRPVDEAAFEAQCAVIGNVGFLGVPMLVVLLGEAAAGPILLVLSLDLIVFSSLIVIIVTGSRDGRMSFGVLRTVGIGLLKNPMIVSITLGLAWSTTGLAVPGPVNEFLAILGAAATPGALFAIGASLAGKSAERMSVAGWLTFCKLVLHPAAVAVAALLIFDVPSYDAAVMIAAASLPVAGNVYILAQHYGVAPQRVSAAILISTAVSILTVSAVIAWLAPLSGA; the protein is encoded by the coding sequence ATGCTGGAAATCTTCCTGAAGACGCTGCCTTTTTTCGCCTTGATCGCGCTGGGGTTCCAAGCCTGTCGCACGGGCTTTTTCACGTCCGAGGCGGCGGCCTACCTGACTAAGTTCGTCTTCTACTTCGCGCTGTCGGCCATGCTGTTCCGCTTTGCGGCGAACCTGTCGCTGTCCGAGATCTTCGATTGGCAGTTCGTGGGGGCGTATCTGTCGGCGTGTTTCGTCGTCTATTTCATCGCCACCGCCGTCGCGATGATCCGCAAGCGCCCCGTCGATGAAGCCGCGTTCGAGGCCCAATGCGCCGTGATCGGCAACGTGGGCTTTCTGGGCGTTCCGATGCTTGTGGTGCTTCTGGGCGAGGCCGCCGCAGGCCCCATCCTGTTGGTGCTGTCGCTGGACTTGATCGTGTTCTCCAGCCTGATCGTAATCATCGTAACAGGATCGCGCGATGGGCGGATGTCTTTCGGAGTGTTGCGCACGGTCGGGATCGGGTTGCTGAAGAACCCGATGATCGTCTCGATCACCTTGGGCCTTGCCTGGTCCACCACCGGCCTAGCCGTGCCGGGCCCGGTGAACGAGTTCCTCGCGATCCTGGGGGCGGCGGCCACGCCCGGCGCGCTTTTCGCCATTGGCGCATCGCTGGCAGGAAAATCAGCCGAGCGGATGTCCGTGGCGGGTTGGCTCACCTTCTGCAAACTGGTCCTGCATCCGGCGGCGGTGGCCGTGGCGGCGCTTTTGATCTTCGATGTGCCCTCCTACGACGCGGCGGTCATGATCGCGGCGGCCTCCCTTCCGGTGGCGGGCAATGTCTACATTCTGGCGCAACACTACGGCGTGGCACCGCAGCGGGTTTCGGCGGCGATCCTGATCTCGACCGCTGTGTCGATCCTGACGGTTTCAGCCGTGATTGCGTGGTTGGCGCCGCTATCTGGCGCGTAA
- the fghA gene encoding S-formylglutathione hydrolase, which produces METISENKAFGGTQGVYTHRSDATGCDMTFGVFMPGEAVHGPVPILWYLSGLTCTHENAMSKAGAQGWAAEQGIAVIFPDTSPRGEGVADDPAYDMGQGAGFYVNATQSPWAPHFNMWDYVVDDLPALVFKNFALDQDRQAIMGHSMGGHGALTIAMRHPDRFTSVSAFAPICNPTNSEWGRTQLTAYLGEDEEDWAPHDATLLMHAAGFDGPMLIDTGTNDQFGDLLKTEALAHAATLRRQELQLRMQPGYDHSYFFVSSFMEDHVTFHAEALYSA; this is translated from the coding sequence ATGGAAACCATTTCCGAGAACAAGGCCTTCGGCGGCACACAGGGCGTCTACACGCACAGGTCCGACGCCACGGGCTGTGACATGACATTCGGTGTGTTCATGCCGGGCGAAGCCGTTCATGGCCCGGTGCCCATCTTGTGGTATCTGTCGGGCCTGACCTGCACCCATGAGAACGCGATGAGCAAGGCGGGTGCCCAGGGCTGGGCCGCCGAGCAGGGCATCGCGGTGATTTTCCCCGACACCTCGCCGCGCGGCGAAGGCGTGGCCGATGATCCCGCCTATGACATGGGTCAGGGCGCGGGCTTCTACGTCAACGCGACGCAAAGCCCCTGGGCGCCGCATTTCAACATGTGGGATTACGTGGTCGATGACCTGCCCGCGCTGGTGTTCAAGAATTTCGCCCTGGATCAGGATCGTCAGGCGATCATGGGGCACTCGATGGGCGGGCATGGGGCGTTGACCATCGCGATGCGGCATCCGGATCGTTTCACTTCCGTCTCGGCTTTCGCGCCGATCTGCAACCCGACCAACAGCGAGTGGGGCCGCACACAGCTGACTGCTTATCTAGGTGAAGATGAAGAGGACTGGGCGCCCCACGATGCCACGCTGCTGATGCACGCGGCGGGCTTTGACGGGCCGATGCTGATCGACACCGGCACCAACGACCAGTTCGGAGACTTGTTGAAGACCGAGGCGCTGGCCCATGCGGCGACGTTGCGTCGGCAAGAACTTCAACTGCGGATGCAGCCCGGCTATGACCACTCCTATTTCTTCGTATCCAGCTTCATGGAAGACCACGTAACCTTCCATGCCGAAGCGCTTTACTCTGCCTGA
- a CDS encoding HAD family hydrolase, which yields MAVDAVIFDIGNVLIEWQPERHYDRVIGEDRRRAMFAAVDLHAMNDRVDRGENFRDMVVECAEANPTFRADIMLWHDDWLHMASPVIPHSVSLLRHLRRRSVPVFALSNFGIETFDIAKPEYPFLTEFDRAYISGHMGVIKPDAEIYARVEADCGLAPERLLFTDDRVDNIVAAAARGWQTHLFEGPRGWAEKLVAEGLLDEKEAGL from the coding sequence ATGGCTGTTGATGCCGTCATCTTCGATATCGGCAACGTTCTGATCGAATGGCAGCCCGAGCGGCACTATGACCGGGTGATCGGTGAGGACCGGCGGCGCGCGATGTTCGCCGCCGTCGATCTGCATGCTATGAATGACCGTGTGGATCGGGGTGAAAATTTCCGCGACATGGTTGTCGAATGCGCCGAGGCGAACCCCACGTTCCGCGCCGACATCATGCTGTGGCACGACGATTGGCTGCACATGGCGTCGCCCGTCATTCCCCATTCCGTGTCCCTCCTCCGCCATTTGCGTCGTCGCAGCGTCCCTGTGTTTGCCCTGTCGAATTTCGGGATCGAGACATTTGATATCGCCAAGCCGGAGTATCCGTTTCTGACGGAGTTCGACCGCGCGTATATCTCGGGGCATATGGGCGTGATCAAACCCGATGCCGAGATCTATGCGCGGGTTGAAGCGGATTGTGGCCTAGCGCCCGAGAGGCTGCTGTTCACCGATGACCGCGTTGATAATATCGTCGCAGCGGCTGCCCGGGGCTGGCAGACGCACCTGTTCGAAGGCCCGCGGGGATGGGCCGAAAAGCTGGTGGCCGAGGGGCTGCTTGATGAAAAGGAGGCGGGGCTGTGA
- a CDS encoding ornithine cyclodeaminase family protein — protein MTVIIGPEAEEKLDWIALSDAIEAGHRLPRAEIGDTFLYRGDDTLLSRAAWIDGLGQLVKTATIFPGNKALGKPAINGGVCLFSDRDGTLEAIIDFHLLTKWKTAGDSLLAARKLARPDAKRILLVGSGNVARSLFEAYSAAFPDATFTIWGRSLAKAAAFAARYPGMQIARDLEAAVGEADIIGTGTMTTEPILAGKWLQPGTHLDLIGAYRPDMREVDDDTLRRSRVFVDSRATTLAHIGELKIPLEAGVFFESDVVADFYDMDLVRRTSETEITLCKNGGGAHLDLMVARYILDAVRVG, from the coding sequence GTGACGGTGATAATTGGCCCGGAGGCCGAAGAGAAACTGGACTGGATCGCGCTGAGCGACGCGATCGAGGCAGGCCACCGCCTGCCCCGCGCCGAGATTGGCGATACGTTCCTTTATCGCGGCGACGACACGCTACTGAGCCGCGCGGCCTGGATCGACGGGTTGGGGCAGTTGGTGAAGACCGCCACGATCTTTCCAGGCAACAAGGCACTGGGCAAGCCTGCGATCAACGGCGGCGTCTGTCTGTTCTCGGACAGGGACGGCACGTTGGAGGCGATCATCGATTTCCACCTGCTGACCAAGTGGAAGACCGCCGGCGACAGCCTTCTGGCGGCGCGCAAACTGGCGCGTCCCGATGCGAAACGCATCCTGCTTGTCGGCTCGGGCAATGTCGCGCGCTCCCTCTTCGAGGCCTATTCCGCGGCCTTTCCCGACGCCACGTTCACGATCTGGGGTCGCAGCCTTGCCAAGGCGGCGGCCTTTGCGGCGCGTTATCCCGGCATGCAGATCGCCCGCGATCTGGAGGCGGCCGTGGGAGAGGCCGACATCATTGGCACCGGCACCATGACGACGGAACCGATCCTGGCGGGCAAATGGCTGCAACCGGGCACGCACCTGGACCTGATCGGCGCCTATCGGCCCGACATGAGGGAGGTGGACGACGACACGTTGCGCAGGTCACGGGTGTTCGTGGACAGCCGGGCCACGACGCTAGCGCATATCGGAGAGCTGAAGATCCCGCTGGAGGCTGGGGTGTTCTTCGAATCCGATGTGGTGGCCGATTTCTACGACATGGACCTGGTGAGGCGGACGTCAGAGACCGAGATCACCCTGTGCAAGAACGGTGGTGGGGCACATCTGGACCTGATGGTCGCGCGCTACATTCTGGATGCAGTACGGGTCGGCTGA
- a CDS encoding MFS transporter, protein MDRKDTLITPVLIGGCAIILISFSVRASFGLFQIPIAEEFGWLRAEFSLAIAIQNLAWGIGQPIFGALAERFGDRKAIMLGVALYIIGLVFSAYAITPGQHQLLEVLVGFGVAGTGFGVVLAMVARAASDENRSMTLGIVTAMGSAGQVVGPPLAEALLANFPWQTVFLIFAGIVFASLLFLPLLRAPERSSTPQLEETMSQIVGKALRDPSFTLIFIGFFSCGYQLGFITAHFPAFITEFCGPIAPGGVLHSMGVTTTSALGAVAISVIGAANIGGTLFAAYLGKTYSKKNLLAAIYTGRTIAAAAFILLPVTPTSVIVFSAVMGSLWLATVPLTSGLVGYIYGLRYMGTLYGIVFFSHQLGSFIGVWLGGALFDATGDYNAVWWVGVGVGALSAIIHLPIKEIPLGKRTPLAA, encoded by the coding sequence GTGGACCGCAAAGACACCCTCATCACCCCCGTCCTGATCGGCGGCTGCGCGATTATCCTGATCAGCTTTTCGGTCCGCGCCAGCTTCGGCTTGTTCCAGATCCCCATTGCCGAGGAATTCGGCTGGCTGCGCGCTGAATTCAGCCTCGCCATCGCAATCCAGAACCTTGCATGGGGCATCGGCCAGCCGATCTTCGGGGCCTTGGCCGAGCGCTTCGGCGACCGCAAGGCGATCATGTTGGGCGTGGCGCTTTATATCATCGGGCTGGTCTTCTCGGCCTATGCGATTACGCCGGGCCAACATCAATTGCTTGAGGTTCTCGTCGGATTCGGCGTGGCGGGCACCGGGTTTGGCGTTGTCCTTGCGATGGTCGCCCGTGCCGCCTCGGATGAGAACCGGTCGATGACGCTTGGCATCGTGACGGCCATGGGTTCGGCTGGCCAGGTCGTGGGCCCGCCCCTGGCCGAGGCGTTGCTGGCCAACTTCCCCTGGCAGACCGTGTTCCTGATCTTCGCAGGCATCGTCTTCGCCTCGCTCCTGTTCCTGCCGCTCCTGCGTGCGCCCGAGCGTTCTTCCACGCCGCAGTTGGAAGAGACGATGTCCCAGATTGTCGGCAAAGCCCTCCGCGACCCGTCGTTCACCCTGATCTTCATCGGCTTCTTCTCTTGCGGCTACCAACTGGGCTTCATCACCGCCCACTTCCCGGCCTTCATAACCGAGTTCTGCGGCCCCATCGCGCCGGGTGGCGTTCTGCATTCCATGGGAGTGACCACAACCTCGGCCCTGGGCGCTGTGGCGATTTCGGTCATTGGCGCGGCCAATATCGGCGGTACGCTTTTCGCGGCGTATCTGGGCAAGACCTATTCCAAAAAGAACCTTCTGGCGGCGATCTACACTGGCCGCACCATCGCGGCGGCGGCCTTCATCTTGCTGCCGGTCACGCCCACGTCCGTGATCGTGTTCTCTGCCGTCATGGGGTCGCTCTGGCTTGCCACCGTTCCGCTGACCAGCGGGCTCGTCGGCTACATCTACGGATTGCGCTACATGGGCACGCTCTACGGGATCGTCTTCTTCAGCCACCAGTTGGGCAGCTTCATCGGCGTCTGGCTTGGCGGTGCGCTTTTTGATGCCACTGGCGACTACAATGCCGTCTGGTGGGTCGGCGTCGGGGTCGGCGCGCTCAGTGCGATCATCCACCTGCCGATCAAGGAAATCCCCTTGGGCAAGCGCACCCCATTGGCGGCCTGA
- the zapE gene encoding cell division protein ZapE, with product MPQRLTSLYDTRVSEGLLRPDPAQRAVMERLEAVRESLDTPQPKGFLSRFRKAEPTAKQGLYLWGGVGRGKSMLMDMFFQHAGIAGKRRVHFHAFMQEVQAALHEVRKTGVDDAIKPVAEDIARDLKLLCFDEMQITDIADAMIVGRLFERLFAAGVVIITTSNRPPKDLYKDGLNRALFLPFIDLLEERMEVDELDAMTDYRQDRLAGEQVWFSPTDANAKRAIDLIWRDLTGGRDEPMTLEVKGRNVVIPRFWAGQARASFAQLCGTALGPADYLALVGAANVLVLEDIPKMGPANANEAKRFVTLVDTLYEGHVRLIASAEAEPEALYVEGAGAFEFERTASRLREMRGADWGSA from the coding sequence ATGCCGCAACGCCTGACCTCGCTTTATGATACCCGCGTCTCGGAAGGGCTATTGCGTCCCGACCCGGCGCAGCGCGCCGTGATGGAGCGGCTGGAGGCCGTACGCGAGAGCCTTGATACCCCGCAACCCAAGGGCTTTCTGTCGCGGTTTCGCAAGGCGGAACCCACGGCCAAGCAGGGGCTCTACCTTTGGGGCGGCGTCGGGCGTGGCAAGTCGATGCTGATGGACATGTTCTTCCAGCACGCAGGCATTGCCGGAAAACGGCGCGTGCATTTCCACGCGTTCATGCAGGAAGTGCAGGCTGCCCTCCACGAGGTTCGCAAAACCGGGGTCGACGATGCGATCAAACCCGTGGCCGAAGATATCGCGCGCGACCTGAAACTGCTGTGTTTCGACGAAATGCAGATCACCGATATCGCCGATGCGATGATCGTGGGCCGCCTGTTCGAGCGGCTGTTCGCGGCCGGCGTCGTGATCATCACTACCTCCAACAGGCCCCCGAAGGACCTCTACAAGGACGGTCTCAACCGCGCATTGTTCCTGCCTTTTATCGATCTTCTGGAAGAGCGGATGGAGGTGGATGAACTGGACGCAATGACCGACTACAGGCAGGATCGCCTCGCCGGAGAGCAAGTCTGGTTCAGCCCCACGGATGCCAATGCCAAGCGTGCCATCGACCTGATCTGGCGCGACCTGACGGGGGGCCGCGATGAGCCGATGACGCTGGAGGTGAAAGGCCGCAACGTCGTTATTCCGCGGTTCTGGGCGGGGCAGGCCCGCGCCTCATTCGCGCAGCTCTGCGGCACCGCGTTGGGGCCTGCGGATTACCTGGCGCTGGTGGGCGCGGCGAACGTTCTGGTGCTGGAAGATATCCCCAAGATGGGGCCCGCCAACGCCAATGAGGCGAAGCGTTTCGTCACGTTGGTCGATACGCTGTATGAAGGCCACGTCCGCCTGATCGCCAGCGCCGAGGCGGAGCCAGAGGCGCTATACGTCGAAGGGGCCGGCGCGTTCGAGTTCGAGAGGACCGCAAGCCGCTTGCGCGAAATGCGAGGTGCAGACTGGGGTAGCGCGTAA
- a CDS encoding chloramphenicol acetyltransferase — MEHLVDLAAWPRTAQFRFFRTYQRPHFAVTSRVDVTDLMTRLKPLGTSPYRASLYAIGAGIHAVPELCMRFRGNEVIRHDAVELSMTVPNKAGSFSYAYVPYHPDFATFDATAKTRIAAAADGDLAPNAGERDDLAYLSCMPWLDYTALTNAMPGPDDCIPRVGWGKITEAGDRFSMPMTLEVHHALADGAHVGAYFTAAQEALNNL, encoded by the coding sequence ATGGAGCATCTCGTCGACCTTGCCGCCTGGCCCCGCACGGCGCAGTTCCGCTTCTTCCGGACCTACCAACGCCCCCATTTCGCCGTCACCTCTCGCGTGGACGTGACCGACCTGATGACCCGCCTCAAGCCTTTGGGTACGTCTCCTTATCGCGCCAGCCTTTATGCCATTGGCGCAGGCATTCACGCGGTGCCTGAGCTTTGCATGCGATTTCGCGGCAATGAGGTGATCCGCCACGACGCGGTCGAGCTATCGATGACCGTCCCCAACAAAGCGGGCAGTTTTTCTTATGCCTACGTCCCCTACCACCCGGATTTCGCTACCTTTGATGCCACGGCCAAGACGCGGATCGCGGCAGCTGCCGACGGCGATCTGGCACCGAACGCGGGCGAGCGGGATGACCTCGCCTATCTTTCCTGCATGCCGTGGCTGGACTACACCGCGCTGACCAACGCCATGCCCGGCCCAGACGACTGCATCCCCCGCGTCGGCTGGGGCAAGATCACCGAAGCGGGGGACCGCTTCTCCATGCCGATGACTTTGGAGGTTCACCACGCATTGGCCGACGGCGCGCACGTCGGCGCCTACTTTACCGCGGCTCAGGAAGCGTTGAATAACCTATAG